One Panicum virgatum strain AP13 chromosome 9K, P.virgatum_v5, whole genome shotgun sequence genomic region harbors:
- the LOC120649995 gene encoding threonine dehydratase 1 biosynthetic, chloroplastic-like — MAAAATASASAAFPAASPLRRDGRRPSRVAVSAAATTPAEAASAALAAAPAAPAPMVRVAPESLQRESGCLVAGFRERNAGAADGEGFGGDGGAAGGGGPGAMEYLTSVLSSKVYDVAIESPLQLATKLSDRLGVNLWIKREDLQPVFSFKLRGAYNMMAKLSPEQLERGVICSSAGNHAQGVALSAQRLGCDAVIVMPVTTPEIKWKSVERLGATVVLEGDSYDEAQSYAKLRCEQEGRTFIPPFDHPDVITGQGTVGMEIVRQLQGPLHAIFVPVGGGGLIAGIAAYVKRVRPEVKIIGVEPSDANAMALSLCHGKRVMLEHVGGFADGVAVKTVGEETFRLCRELVDGIVMVRRDAICASIKDMFEEKRSILEPAGALALAGAEAYCKYYNLKGETVVAITSGANMNFDRLRLVTELADVGRKREAVLATFLPEEQGSFKRFAELVGRMNITEFKYRYDSNAKDALVLYSVGIYTNNELGAMVNRMESAKLRTVNLTDNDLAKDHLRYFIGGRSEIKDELVYRFIFPERPGALMKFLDAFSPRWNISLFHYRGQGEAGANVLVGIQVPPQDFDEFKSCADSLGYEYMSEHNNEIYRLLLRDPNI; from the exons CTCCGCCGCGACGGCCGCAGGCCCTCCCGCGTGGCCGTCAGCGCCGCGGCGACGACGCCCGcggaggcggcgtcggcggcgctcgcggccgccccggcggcgccggcgccgatggTGCGGGTGGCGCCGGAGTCGCTGCAGAGGGAGAGCGGGTGCCTCGTGGCGGGGTTCCGGGAGCGCAAcgcgggcgcggcggacggGGAGGGGTTCGgtggggacggcggcgcggcggggggaGGAGGGCCCGGCGCGATGGAGTACCTGACCAGCGTGCTGTCGTCCAAGGTGTACGACGTGGCAATCGAGtcgccgctgcagctcgccaCCAAGCTCTCCGACCGCCTCGGGGTCAACCTCTGGATCAAGCGCGAGGACCTGCAGCCG gtattctcattcaaGTTGCGGGGTGCATATAATATGATGGCAAAACTCTCTCCTGAGCAGTTGGAGAGGGGCGTCATCTGCTCCTCTGCTGGAAACCATGCTCAGGGAGTTGCTCTTTCTGCTCAGAGACTGGGATGCGATGCCGTCATCGTCATGCCGGTGACAACACCAGAAATCAAG TGGAAATCAGTGGAGAGGTTGGGTGCAACGGTAGTCCTCGAGGGGGACTCATACGATGAAGCTCAGTCATATGCAAAACTACGATGCGAGCAGGAGGGTCGCACGTTCATACCTCCATTTGACCATCCTGATGTTATCACTGGACAAGGAACTGTCGGCATGGAAATTGTTAGGCAACTGCAAGGTCCACTGCATGCAATATTTGTACCTGTGGGAGGTGGCGGATTAATCGCTGGTATTGCTGCCTATGTGAAACGGGTTCGCCCAGAG GTGAAAATAATTGGAGTAGAACCCTCAGATGCAAATGCAATGGCATTGTCCTTGTGTCATGGCAAGAGGGTCATGTTAGAGCATGTTGGTGGTTTCGCAGATGGTGTAGCAGTCAAAACTGTAGGGGAGGAAACATTTCGCCTGTGTAGAGAACTGGTAGATGGCATTGTTATGGTCAGACGAGATGCTATTTGTGCTTCTATAAAG GATATGTTTGAGGAGAAAAGAAGTATCCTTGAACCTGCTGGAGCCCTTGCACTGGCAGGGGCTGAAGCCTACTGCAAATACTATAACTTGAAGGGAGAAACTGTGGTTGCCATAACTAGTGGAGCAAATATGAACTTTGACCGACTTAGACTAGTAACTGAACTTGCTGATGTTGGTCGAAAGCGTGAAGCAGTTCTAGCCACATTTTTACCAGAGGAGCAGGGGAGCTTCAAACGATTTGCAGAATTG GTTGGCCGGATGAATATTACTGAATTTAAATACAGATATGATTCTAATGCTAAAGATGCCCTTGTTCTTTACAG CGTTGGCATCTACACAAACAACGAGCTTGGAGCAATGGTGAATCGAATGGAATCTGCGAAACTGAGGACTGTTAACCTTACAGACAATGATTTAGCAAAAGACCACCTTAGATACTTT ATTGGAGGTAGATCAGAAATAAAGGATGAACTTGTTTACCGGTTCATTTTTCCAGAAAGGCCTGGGGCCCTCATGAAATTTTTGGATGCATTCAGTCCTCGTTGGAATATCAGCCTTTTCCATTATCGTGGACAG GGTGAAGCTGGAGCAAATGTATTAGTTGGCATACAAGTGCCACCGCAAGACTTCGATGAATTCAAGAGTTGTGCTGACAGTCTTGGGTACGAGTACATGTCAGAGCACAACAATGAGATATACCGGCTGCTGTTGCGTGATCCGAACATTTAA